One segment of Niveibacterium microcysteis DNA contains the following:
- a CDS encoding hemolysin family protein, which yields MEFFLLIGLIVINGLFAMSEIALVTARKARLAKLASDGDANAEAAVRLGEEPTRFLSTIQIGITSIGILNGIVGESVFAAPLAKWLETFGLQDRIAEIGSTALVVLVVTYISIVVGELVPKRIGQSNPELIARIVARPMEGLALITRPFVRLLTFSTDALLRLFGIDRNGGPALTEEEIHLMLEEGSESGVIESREHEMVRNVFRLDEREIGSLMVPRADIVYIDLEQPLEQNLHHVAGSEYTRFPVCRGGLDHLVGVVHAKQILGQTLRGEKPDFEKHLQPCVFVPETLTGMELLEHFKASATQMVFLIDEYGEVQGIVTLQDLLEAVTGEFKPRDVDDAWAVQRDDGSWLLDGLIPVPELKDRLELKEVPEEDKGRYHTLSGMVMLLLGRLPHTADAIEWGGWRFEVVDMDGKRIDKILASRLGLGEEADG from the coding sequence ATGGAATTCTTCCTGCTGATTGGCCTGATCGTCATCAACGGCCTGTTCGCGATGTCCGAAATCGCGCTGGTCACCGCCCGCAAGGCGCGCCTTGCCAAGCTGGCTTCCGACGGCGACGCGAATGCAGAAGCGGCGGTGAGATTGGGCGAGGAGCCGACGCGCTTCCTCTCCACGATCCAGATCGGTATCACCTCGATCGGTATCCTCAACGGTATCGTCGGTGAGTCGGTGTTTGCCGCGCCACTCGCCAAGTGGCTGGAAACCTTCGGCTTGCAGGACCGCATCGCCGAAATCGGCTCGACCGCGCTGGTGGTGCTGGTCGTGACCTACATCTCCATCGTGGTGGGCGAGCTGGTGCCCAAGCGCATCGGCCAGAGCAACCCGGAACTCATCGCCCGAATCGTCGCCCGCCCGATGGAAGGCTTGGCGCTGATCACGCGCCCCTTTGTCCGCTTGCTGACGTTTTCGACCGACGCCCTGCTGCGGCTGTTCGGCATCGACCGTAACGGCGGGCCGGCGCTGACCGAAGAAGAGATCCACCTGATGCTCGAGGAAGGCTCCGAGTCGGGTGTCATTGAATCGCGCGAGCACGAAATGGTGCGCAACGTGTTCCGGCTCGACGAGCGCGAGATCGGCTCGCTGATGGTGCCGCGCGCCGACATCGTGTACATCGACCTGGAGCAACCGCTGGAACAGAACCTGCACCATGTGGCGGGTTCCGAATACACGCGGTTCCCGGTCTGCCGTGGCGGCCTCGATCACTTGGTTGGCGTGGTGCACGCGAAGCAGATCCTCGGGCAGACGCTGCGCGGCGAGAAGCCCGATTTCGAGAAACATTTGCAGCCCTGCGTCTTCGTGCCGGAGACGCTCACCGGCATGGAGCTGCTGGAGCACTTCAAGGCCTCGGCCACGCAGATGGTCTTCCTGATCGACGAATACGGCGAAGTGCAGGGCATCGTCACGCTGCAGGATTTGCTTGAAGCGGTGACCGGTGAATTCAAGCCGCGCGATGTGGATGACGCCTGGGCGGTGCAGCGCGATGACGGCAGCTGGCTGCTCGATGGACTGATCCCGGTGCCTGAACTGAAGGATCGCCTCGAACTCAAGGAAGTGCCGGAGGAAGACAAGGGGCGCTACCACACCCTGTCTGGCATGGTGATGCTGCTGCTGGGTCGCTTGCCGCACACTGCGGACGCGATCGAATGGGGTGGCTGGCGCTTCGAGGTTGTCGATATGGATGGCAAACGCATCGACAAGATCCTCGCCAGCCGGCTCGGACTCGGCGAAGAAGCCGACGGCTGA